The Leptospira wolbachii serovar Codice str. CDC genome segment CCACCGCGAAATGGATTCATCTGAGGAAGGATTTTTTCTGCATTCATATTATTTTGCCACCCCTTTGGCCCCTTCATCTTTCAAATTCAAAATATAATTAGCTACGGCTGTTAATTTTTCATTTCCTAAATATTTTTGCGAAGGCATCTCAATAAAACCCTCTCTCACCTTCTTTGGCATAGAGGCAAAGGAAACAACTCCATATACATCTTTTTTATATTTTTCTTGTATTTCTCTGATAGGAGGTCCAACGGTTCGAATGGTCATGGAGTGGCAACCGGAACAAACAGCACCGAACACTTGTTTCCCTAACTCTCTCGCATCTGATTTGGCTTCTCCATCCCTTGGATCTCCAATCATCGTTTTGATTTTTTCTGTGTTTTCTGTTGGTTTGCAGATTCCATAACTACTTGTTCCAATTTTTGTGACTGCATCTGGAGCAATCAAACAATTGTCTTTTCCTTTCCCAGAGGCAACAACATCATACCCATCGGGAAAGATTCCCACCTTCCCACCATTTGGTGATTCAGGGATTGGGTTTCCAGAGAAAACGATTCTGATCACATAAAAAAGCCAAGAAACAATATCATCCCATTTGCGAAAGCCGTTATCGATAAAAACATTTTCTAAAATCTTATTACGATCAGGATTTGGTTCCACATCTGGATCCGGTGACTTCGAGTTAGGAAGTAAATTGTTATCACCGATTCCAATCCCCGCAAAACTATTTCTGCGTATGATATTCCCCTCAATGGTTACTTCATCGCCAGCCATCACTCCAATTCCAATCCCAGGAGGAACTCCTGCCACTAGAGCTCCCGGTTCTGCAAAATTTCTATGGTTGTTATCAAATATGAAATTTTTTCGAATGATTACGTTTTCCACTTTTTTTAAAGGAAGCCCTGGCAAAGCAAAGGCAACGATTCCCGCCGAATTATCGTAAACAGTATTCCCTTCAATCAGTACATTGGTTGAATTTTCTATTTCTATTCCAATGACACTTCCATAAACTTCGTTACGCCTAACATCCACATTATGGCACATTCCGATGTAAATTGCC includes the following:
- a CDS encoding parallel beta-helix domain-containing protein is translated as MSFTKSFLSIQFSRNQKNIFHLWVVTWFLFFFSSQVFSRTVEVHEGESIQKAIDSLEKGDTVKVFPGIYHEFLFVDKTHFTLSGVIVNGKWPILDGEGKLNDGVIGSGANFLIENFHVKNYKANGVMTQGAGNIIMRKLIVENTGIYGIYPTMGTNVLVEDTVSVGIADAAIYIGMCHNVDVRRNEVYGSVIGIEIENSTNVLIEGNTVYDNSAGIVAFALPGLPLKKVENVIIRKNFIFDNNHRNFAEPGALVAGVPPGIGIGVMAGDEVTIEGNIIRRNSFAGIGIGDNNLLPNSKSPDPDVEPNPDRNKILENVFIDNGFRKWDDIVSWLFYVIRIVFSGNPIPESPNGGKVGIFPDGYDVVASGKGKDNCLIAPDAVTKIGTSSYGICKPTENTEKIKTMIGDPRDGEAKSDARELGKQVFGAVCSGCHSMTIRTVGPPIREIQEKYKKDVYGVVSFASMPKKVREGFIEMPSQKYLGNEKLTAVANYILNLKDEGAKGVAK